The region CTGCATCCTGGGGTCTTCATAGTCTCCCACCAGTAGATGCACAAGATTGGGCATccaggggagggggcagcagCTCTGGTGTCCCAGAAAGTGAGAAGATATATGGTGCCTCATTATGAGTGACAGGGTAAGGAGGTAACATGGAGGGAGGCTCCATCACTGCCTAAGACCACCTTCTCCTCTCAGAGCCAACATCACGTGGAGGACTGAACCACCTAGGATTTTGTAATCAGCTGCTGTCTTCTCATCATTCATCTGCTTGCCACTGTAGATGAACCGCTGCTGTTGTGGGGGGAGTCCCTCTTTCTCCTCCGCACACTCCTTGATTTGCTCTACCTTGTGTATGGGTTCAATGTCAATGTCAATCTCCTTTCTGGTCAGCACCTTCACTTTAATTAGCATCCTCTTCCCAGTTTGTGGCTGCACATGGATAAATTGCTGCTTGTACTGCTGCAGTCGCCGCTGCTGCTCCCCAGTACTCTGCCTGTGGGAGTCAGTAAACACCCATTTAAACACCAGGGTCAATTGATGGTCAGCTCCATGAGATCAAGGACTGGTGTCTTTCTTCTTCACCACTGTATTCCCAGCTGTCAGAGGATAGTGCTTAGTGCGTTTTGCTGAGTAAGCGGATGAACCATTCCCTCCAGCCATTGTTTCCAAAACTCAATGTTTCCAAAAGCTTCTTGGCTATTCCTACCCATGACCACTCCCTGCCCACACGTTTCTGCACACTAGGTGTCTTCTCCCTCATCCCCATAGCCACCTCCACCAGAAACAGCTTTTCCCCTCCGCTCTGATTATCTGAATCCTATCCATGTTTCCAGGTTTGACTCAAACTCAACTTTGAAGGCTTCCCGAACTTTCGAGCCCACCATGGTATCTTCGTCCTCAGCACAGCTACTGCACTTTTggtataatttattcattcattcactaactCCACACTTACGAAGGTGGATAGGATGCAAGCCCTGCTGCAGAGGAGCTCACAGCCTAGACTGCAGGTACCACGTACTGCCTCATGTTGTgttatgatgtgtgtgtgtgtgtgtgtgtgtgtgtgtgtgtgtgtatcttgtcTCCCTAATTCTGTGACAGCAGAGGCCATGTTTTAAACCTATTTGTCTTCCCCCCAGCCCTTATTTAGCATGGTGTTCAATAAACATCTCTTGAATGATTAATACTTTGACTTGATTTCATACTTTTCCCCTCTGTGATTTTCTTCTCCTGCCTAGATAAAATGATTTCCTATCACCCATATGTGAAACATCAATAATGTGACtctcattatctttattttataaatgaggcaactgaggcacagaatggtGAAGCAACTTGTTCTGGACTGCAAGTGAATCATGGTTGCTTCATCTAAAATATAAGTTGAACAGTTTTGGAACCAAAGACAGCTATATGTCCATGGGGTCAGTATTTGGACATCTTTCATCGATGCTGAGATACAAATTGTGCCCTAGTATATTCACATACCAACTTTATCAAAATCATAAAGAGGAACATGTATATGTTTGAAGTCAGAATTTGTTTTATGCAGAATAATTAATATTTCTTCTTAtattcaagatcaaggtgtgtgAGAGGTGATGTATGATAGATTCAAAAACATTCCAGAGAGGAAAGAGTGGTGGCAGTTGGTGAGCTGCGACATTTTCCTTTTCATAGAACAATTCTTGTGGAATAAACAACATTGctgactttttctatttttggcaCAAAGTTAACACTTAACTAATCTAATTATTATTCAAGAGAAGGTGTATAGCCACAAACCTTCATTTAATCTGCAGGTATAGCAAAACAACAAACTCAACATATGGCAGAGGATGCAAATGGGTAGTCTGCCAGTAAAATTTAACTCACAGAAAGGGTTTAAAGATTTTTCAACTTAATTCTGAATCCATATGAaagaatatttataacatttctgTAGggcaagaaaaatacagaaaaaacaaacactcaTGTACCCACCAACCCAGCTTGAAAAACAACAGTACCAGTAGTCCTGAAGCCTTCTAGACACACATGATGCATTGAAAGAATCTGAGTTAACTGTCAACAGTTAAAAATAGAGACctttcacacaaaaatctgcatttcCAGTCTCTCTTGGAAAACCTGGCACCACTGGCCTGCATTCCCATAGGGAAATAACGCATTAGCCCTGTGTGGGGGCCTCTAGCTCACATCCCACCCCAGCTGCTCTTTGGAGCTATCCTCGCTCCACATGACTTGTCCGGCCCTGGAGGAACCTGAGTTTGTAACCCCTGGcacttgtttttcctttctatgttGGCTCCTCTCCTTTGACGCTGTTCAAACTCtccatttctctatttcttctgcCTCTGCTTTGGGACATCTCCTTTCTTGGAGGAGCAGGACCTTTTAAGAGGCACTGGGCTCCGTGGAGATGTGCAGATGAGGAGAAACTGTCTCTGCACTCAGTAGGTGTATCCATGGAAGAAACTGACCTGTGACTGATTACATATTATACAAGACCGGCAACAATAGAGATAGAACGAGGGTTACAGGAGCACAGAGCTGAGAccgtattagtcagggttccccagagaaacaggactaatagggtgtgtgtgtgtgtgtgtgtgtgtgtgtgtgtgtgtgtgtgtgtgtgtgtgtgtgtgtgtgtg is a window of Cynocephalus volans isolate mCynVol1 chromosome X, mCynVol1.pri, whole genome shotgun sequence DNA encoding:
- the LOC134366663 gene encoding NEDD8-like; protein product: MLIKVKVLTRKEIDIDIEPIHKVEQIKECAEEKEGLPPQQQRFIYSGKQMNDEKTAADYKILGGSVLHVMLALRGEGGLRQ